The following nucleotide sequence is from Chryseobacterium sp. CY350.
ATCCAGACAGAAAATAATAATTTGCTACCCTGTGATTTTGATGTTCTAAATTATTTTTTCGGTAAGGAATAGCGATAAAGCTAATGTGCGCAAGTATTGATCCGTTTAAAATATCAATAAAGTGATGTTGATATGTAGTTAAAGTTGAAATTCCCAAAAGTATAAGCCAAACCAATAAGAAAATACGCCACTTGGGAAGGTCTTTGAAAACCGTCCAAAATACAAAAGCAAAAGCGATATGCAGTGACGGCGATTGATTGAATGGAGAATCAAAAACTTTCAGAAAAAGGAAGGGTAGATTTAGAATATTATCCGACACTTCAGGTTTTGTAAATGAAAATCGCAGCGGAATGGTAATGAAAAATAGTCCTGCTAAAAAAATCACAAAAAGCATTCGCCATGTTAATATTTTAAGTTGATATTTATCTTTGCAAGCAAAAAAAACTAAGCAGAAGAAAACTCCGCTTGCCATGTAAGGAATGATCGACAGTGGCAAAAAAGGGATTGCTTCTTCAAAATCAAAAGTAAATGATGGCACTTCACTTAAAGAAGAGGCATACCACGTTGAAAAATTGTAAACAGCCATGAATACAATCGTACAAAGTGATAAAGCAAATGCCTGCTGCCGGATTTTCAATTTCTTCTCAGTCATTTATTTTTTATTTAACATAATAATTAACACTGCAAACAAAAGACCTGTTGTTGAATTCACAGTATTTAGAATTAAAAATCTCTGTTATTTGTTGTGTAGTAAGCTTTGAAAATGATTTCTATGCAAGTTTAAAGCCATTTTATAAAAAACAAAAAAGGATTGTAGCACCAAAGATTTTAATAAATATCTAAATATATCCAGATGATCTGAATGAAGTTCATCTTCAGTTTATGTGATAATTTAATTATTTACTTTAATTTTAATAAAATAAGCAGCCATAAAATCTTTTTATCGATACTGGCTGCTTTATTTTAAATGTCGTTCAGAAAAAAGACTAATTATCTGGCCGTAAGATTAAGTGACACAGTCTGCATATCACCACTTCCGGAAAAACGTTCTGCCCATATTTCAATATAATCGTCTTTCTTTAATTGTATGGTTCCTACGACCGGCAAAGCGATGATTCCCGACTGTACAAGAAAACCGGTTGTTCCTTTTCCGTACACTTTTGTCTGTGTGATCACAGATCCGTTTCTGGCAATATAAAGAATGATTGTCAAATCGTTGGCTCCCTGATATGAAAGAGAGGCTGCAACCTGAAAATATCTGGTTTTGTTTCCTCTGTAGGTAATTCTATTGTTTAAATTGTCGGTCGAGAATCTAAAAAGGTTGTTGGAACTCGTTGTTCCGCTCACTTTTGTCCGGCTTGCGGTACCTGTTCCGCTAAATGTGGTTGCGATACCTGCGGCAACTTCAGCGTTAAGGTTAATGTCGCCGGTTGCCTCACTGTCACTTTCTCTCGGAATACCGGGAGAATCTATGGTCCAAACATTATTAAAGTTGTAACCAGGATACGTTCCTGTTGTATAGCCTTTGATATATCCGGAAGGCGCCGTTGTAACGCCTGAAAAAACAGTCCCCTCGATAACACCAGTGCCGACGTTTAGAGTATTGCTGCTTACATCCACCGCTATGTCTGAGCTATTCACCGTACTGAAGCCACTGGCTTTCTGAACAGAACCGATATTGCCGGAAAAAGTTTCAAATGTACCGTTGTTAGAATCTAACCATGCCTGGGTATTCAGAAGTAAATTTCCTATGTTTGAATAAGTGATTCCGTTTGCATTGTTGATAAAATTAATCACATTTCCAAAGTACAGACCAAGTCCGGAAATACTTCCTACACCTATCGTTGTATTTTGTATGATGGTGTTTTGTATTAATAAGCTGGAATTAGTTGCAATTCCGGGTCCGGTAATCTCAAAAGCTTTTCCACCTGTTAGCGTGATGTTTCTGATGCTTCCTCCGGTATTGCCTTTAAATAAAACTCCACCCGGAAAAGAAAGAATATCCTCATTTGCATCCAGACCAGATAAATAGGCATTATTTAAATTAATAGAATACGCAAGTGTTATGTTTCCGTTGATTTCATAGTAGGTGTTGGAAGTCAGAAGGTAAGAATTTCCGCCACCTGCATTGAGTTCTGCCGAAAGATCAGCTGCTGATTTAATCAGCTTATAATTGTTACGGTTCAGACCAGTATCATTAGCAAGTTTTACCCAGGAAGTGCTGGCTGTATTGTAAAAGAAAAATGCTTTTTCTGTCGTATCAAACACTAAAAGACTTTCTGCAGGGCTAGCAATCCCAAGTCTCTCTGCGGATGTCATTCTTGGGGCTAAAAAACCTTTCGGCGAATTACCAGATTGTATATCTAATGATGAAGACGGATGAGGCTGACTGGTGTTAATTCCCACCTGTGCTGTCGTTGATATTGAAAGAATAACGCATAAGAAAATAATAATTTTGTTCATACTATACATATTAAATTACAACCAAAATCCAAGTACTGTTGGGTTGGATTTGGAAGTGCAAAATTAATATGTCTTGCTTGTTTTTTATATGACCTGAATCATGTAAGTATTTATAAATCAATATTTTGATTACAAGTTGAAAAAGGCTGCTGTAACCTATTTTCAGCAATTTTTATGATTTTATTAGCATTTTGCGGAATTTTATTCAGAATTGAATATGACTAATTCACCTTTAATCAATACTGATTTTATTTATTTGTGTAAGTAATAAAAAACTATCTTTTACTGCTTTTACGCTGTGAAAAATATCTTTTTGTACGGCAATCATTTGGTTTGTTTTGACAGTACATTCCTTTTGTTCGCTTATAAATTCTATACTTCCTTCGACGACCGTTATGGTAAGTAAGCCATCTGCTTTATGTGGTTTTAATTCTGCCTGAGCCCGCAATCCGATAAGTACGATCGTCATAATTTCAGATTTAAAAATGGTAACAGAATTGCGGTCACTATCCTGCCATGCAGATTCGCTTTTAATCTGTTCTTTAAATTCATTGAGATTCATTTCTACAACCGGCGCATTCAATATCCGATCGCCTTCCGTACGTAATGGCGTTGCGTCATTTGATTTAATTTCCATAATAATATCTTTTTAACTATAAAATGCTGTGCGATGTTCCTAACACTTATTCAAACATAATAAAGGCGGAATTATTTTCTTATGATTCCGATCATTACAATATTATTGATGTTTCTAAAAATATAAAAATCGCTAATTCTATACTATTAAACGCTATTTCATTTCTTTTTTAGATCATTTTATTAAGACTTAGAAAACAGCTTTGGTGGAATCATTTTTAAAAAAATACTAAAATTTTTAGTGATTATTTAGCGATGATGACCATAATCATAACATTGAATTTTTATTGTTATTATTTTTGAAATACACCAAATAAACGAATATAATGCGCGACAATCATCCCGGAGGCAAGAAAGCTGTCCTTTCATTTCATTATAAGAAATCAGATCGATTCCTCTTATTTCATCATTATTTCTCCATTTCAATCTCTGAGTTTAAAATTTAAATTCAAAAAAGCTTAGGTCATAAACAGTTTTTTTTAATGATACATTTTGAAAAGAGGATTCCAAATTAGGCACAGTTTCAATAAACACTCAGGAAACAATCGCCTCACAATATAAGAAATCAACCAAATTATAAATAAATATGAAAAACGAAAAATCAGGATCAACATCGAAGAATGATCAACTTCAGGAACATACCACTGATAACAGAAATGAAAAGCTCACAACCAACCAGGGACTTTTGATTAACAATAATCAGGACTCGCTTAAAGATGGCGAGCGTGGAGCTACTTTGCTGGAAGATTTTATTTTCAGGGAGAAAATGACTCATTTTGACCACGAGAGAATTCCAGAAAGAGTGGTACATGCAAGAGGTTCCGGTGCTCACGGTATTTTTAAACTCAATAAGAGCCTGGAAAAATATACCAAAGCAAAATTTCTAAACGATGTAGATACAGAAACTCCTGTTTTTGTGAGATTTTCTACGGTGGCAGGAAGCCGCGGAAGTACCGATCTTGCAAGAGATGTGCGTGGTTTTGCCGTGAAGTTCTATACTCAGGAAGGTATTTATGACTTGGTAGCCAACAATATACCTGTCTTTTTTATTCAGGATGGTATCAAATTTCCTGATCTCGTACATGCGCTAAAACCAGAGCCTGACCACGAAATTCCTCAGGCATCTTCTGCCCATAATACTTTTTGGGACTTTATTTCTTTGATGCCGGAAAGTACGCATATGATTATGTGGCTGATGAGTGATCGTGCGATCCCACGTAGTTACAGGATGATGGAAGGTTTTGGGGTTCATTCTTTTAAATTCATTAATGAGGAAGGAAAAGTGCATTTTGTTAAGTTTCATTTTAAACCAAAACTTGGAGTGCATTCTGTTGCCTGGCCAGAGGCACAGAAAATTTCAGGAAATGATCCGGATTTTCATCGGAGAGATTTATATGAGGCAATCGAAAATATGGCTTTTCCGGAATGGGATTTCGGAGTGCAGGTGGTTCCGGAAGAAGATGAACATAAATTTGACTTTGACCTGCTGGATCCTACCAAGATTATTCCGGAAGAGCTTGTTCCCGTAGAAATCGTTGGTACGCTTACTTTAAATAGAAATCCGGATAATTTTTTTGCCGAAACCGAGCAGATTGCTTTTCATCCCGGACATATCGTTCCCGGAATCGACTTCAGCAATGATCCGCTTCTGCAAGGCAGACTGTTTTCGTATACAGATACGCAGCTAATTCGTCTTGGTTCCCCAAATTTTCATGAAATTCCGATCAACAGATCTTTAAATACTGTTCATAACAACCAGCGAGACGGCCATATGAGACAGCAGATTGTGAAGGGAAAAGTAAGTTATGAGCCGAACTCTATTGGTGGTGGATGTCCTTATCAGGCGATGATAAAAGAAGGTGGTTTCTCTAGCCATCAGGAAAGAGTTTCCGGTCAGAAAGTGAGAGCAAGAAGTGAAAGTTTTGTAGAGCATTATTCTCAGGCTAAACTTTTTTATAACAGCCAGGCGCCCCATGAAAAACTACATATTCAGAACGCCTTTATTTTTGAACTGTCGAAAGTTACCATTCCTGCAATCAGGGAGAGAATGGTGGGTCAGCTTGCATTTGTTGATATGCTTCTCGCAAAAGCTGTTGCAGATAAAATAGGTGTTGAGGTGAAACCTTTATCTCAACCCAATCACAGCATACCTGCAGATGCAGATCCTGCTGCATTGCAGAGTGAAGAGAGAGAAGGGAAAATATTAATTTCTGAAGCTTTGAGTATGGCAAACACCATTAAGAATACTATCGACAGCAGAGTTATCGGTTTCATGATGACTCACGGTGTGAATGCTGCAGCAACTGATTTGCTTAAAGAAAGACTGATCAGCAACGGCGCAGTTGTTCAGATCATTTCAGAAAGTACAGCACCTGTTCTAGCTTCCGATGGACAGACGTATATTCCTGATCATTCGCTTTCCAGTACATCCAGCGTGTGTTTTGATGCATTATTTGTCTGCCCAGGAGACGAATCTGTCTTAGGATTACTAAAACCTGAAAACCTCAATATGACTGTTGATTTTATAAATGAAGCGTACAGACATTGCAAGAGTATTTATTTCGGGCAGGGAAGTGAGCCCATTATGTCGATTTCTGATGTTGGAAGAAAGAAGCATCCTGATCCGGGCATCATTGTCTCAGATGATTTAGATGCTGACGAGTTGTTTGTCAATGCAATAGCAAAACACAGAGTTTGGGAATTTGAAAAAGAAAGAAATGGAATACGATAAATAACAGCGGATAATATAACTGAATTTAGAAATGCAGTATGGATATCAATCAATAATAATATAAGTATGAATAAAAATTTTAAAATAGTTCCTTTGTTAATAACGCTTGTATTTTCCGGTATTTCTGCACAAAGGGGAATACCTCCGGGAGATATTACCAAAGTTAAACATGTAACAAACTATCCTGAACATCTGGATTTTTTGCCAGAAATGGTTAATCTTCTTAAAGTTCCCGCAGGATGGGAAGTTGAAATTGCGGCTTCAGGATTGGGAAAACCACGAATGCTATATCATACAGCAAACGGAATGTATGTCACCAGAAGAGATACAGGAGATGTGCTGCTTTTGCAAGATAAAAACAGAGATGGGAAGTTTGAAGATGCGAAAACGGTAGTTGCAGAATTTAAAGGAGTTCACGGCATCACTACGAAAGACGGCTGGCTCTACCTCTGTAACAACAACGAACTTCGCCGATATAAAGTGAATACTGATGGAACTCTTACGGATAAGCAAATGCTTTTTAATGACATGCCGAGCGCAGGGCAACACCCAAACAGAACCATGGATTTTGGCCCAGACGGAAAACTGTATATTTCTATAGGAACCATGTGTAATGACTGCAAAGAGTCTGACCGCGAAGCAGCTACGATCGTTCAGGTAGATCCATCTACGTGGTCGCGAACTATTTTCGCTTCCGGTCTCAGAAATAATATTGGTTTTGACTGGCATCCGCAAACAGGCGAAATGTGGGGGGTGGATAATGGTGGTGATGCAAAAGGTGACGACTGGCCGCCTGAAGAACTAAACACCATCAAGCAGGGTAAAAATTATGGTTATCCTTTCGCCTACGGTAAAAGGGAGGTAGACAGAAGTCGTGAAGATCCTGCGGGAAACAGCAAAGACAAATGGGTAGAAAATACCGAACCTTCTGTGATGGAATTTCAGGCACATATGGCTCCTATAGCTTTTCAGTTTTTTCCGGAAAACTCTATGTTTAGCGGAGATGGAATCATCTGCTGGCACGGATCATGGAACAGAACCAAGCCGGTAGGATTTAAAGTGCAGCGAATAAAGTTTGTGAACGGAAAACCTGTAGGCGCAGAAGATTTTTTGACCGGTTTTCTTAAAGGAAAAACCAGATTCGGAAGACCGGCGGGCGTGGCAATTACACCCGCAGGAACGGTATTTATTTCTGATGATGCCAATGGTGTTATTTACAGTGTTAAACAAAAATAAAATGTATGAAAAAATTAATCTTATGTTTTTTAATGGCAGGTTGTGCGTCTGCGATACCAGATCAGCCGACTGCGAGAATAGAGTTTCTCGCGCCCGAAACGTACCCGGAAGGTATTGCTTATGACAGTATTTCAAACAATTATTTTGTTTCTTCAGCACGACTCGGGAGCGTGGGGAAGGTAAATCCTGCCGGAATTTACACATCAGTTTTGAGCGATCCGTCATTGAAATCAACGTACGGAGTAAAAGTACATCCTGACGGAAAACGATTATTTGTCTGCGTAGGCGATGCCAATTATAGCAAATATACCTCGCCTGAGACACGGAAAAAAATGGCAAGATTGATCGGTATCAGTTTGACAACAAATAAGATCACAGATGATATTGACCTCTCAAAATTAGTTGAAGGCAAGCATTTTGCGAACGATCTTACATTCGACATTGAGCAGAATGCTTATGTAACAGACAGTTTTTCGAATGTTATTTATAAAGTTTCTCCTAAAGGTGTTGCATCAGTTTTTGCGGACAGCCCACTATTTAAAACCGAAGGAATAGGACTGAACGGTATTGTTTATCATCCCTCAGGATATCTTTTGACGGTGAGCAGCGGGACCGGTGCGATTTATAAAATTGATCTTAAAAATCCCAAAAATGTAACGAAGGTAGCAACTGAACAATTCTTCATCAACGGAGACGGACTTCTTTTATCGGGAAATCAAAAACTTGTGGTGGTACAGAATGGCGGAAGTGATAAAATTTATGAGCTTACGTCAGAGGACAATTGGTCTTCTGCAAAATTATCTGCATCCACTTTAGTAGCAGATCGTTTTACTTATCCTGCAACTGCCACGATGGCTAAAGATAAGATCTGGATCATGAATGCAAAATTTTCAGAACTTACAGACAGTACTTCAGTTCCTTCTGCGAAATTTGCCATCCAACATGCACGGTTGATGCCGCTGCCGAAATAGAACTCAAATTTAATTTAAGAAAATATCAAACCTAAAATTTTATTATGAAAAAAACAATTGTAATGCTTTTAGCAATCACCTGCGCAGTCGCCTGTAGCAAAAATAAAGCGAACGAACCCACCAATCATCCGGCAGATCATACCGAAATGTCGTCATCTTCAAACCCAGCAGCATCCACTGCTGATTCTGTAGAACCATCCCAAACATCGCCGGGAGATTCTTTACTTAGTGATCAGGATAAAAGATTTGCTGATGCTGCCGCAAAGGGCGGAATGATGGAAGTAATGACTGGTGAACTTGCCATAAAAAAAGGGAACAGCCAGACCGTGAAATCGCTAGGACAAATGATGGTAAAAGATCATACGAAAGCTAATAATGAATTAAAACAGTGGGCTTCAGCCCATTCATATACGCTGCCAGCAAGTCTGGATGCTTCTCAACAGAAAAAATACGACGAGCTACAAGCTGCAAAAGGTGCAGAATTTGATCGCTTGTACACCAACCAAATGGTAATTGATCATCAGAAGACAATTGCAGATTTCAGACAAGAGGTTGCTCAAGGTTCTGAAAAATCGCTTAAAGAATTCGCTGGAAAAAAAATTCCGGCATTAGAACATCATCTGATGGAATCTGAAAAAGCAAAAGAAGCAGTGAAGTAGAAATTTGCTTAGTAACTTGATTGAAATTATTTTTCAGCAAAAACACTATGAAAGTTTTAGATGTCAACTTTGGTAAGCCTGCTCAAAAGGCAGGTTTACTATTTATCTGAAACTAAGGTTGCAATTTTTAAAGATGCTTGTTGTGTATGTTATCTGTATGGTCAAATAATACGATTCTTCGACATGCAGCATTTAGTAAAATAAATATTTTAATTATGAAACCGAATAAAAAAAATAAGAACAGACCACCCGTTTTGATCATCGTTTTATTTGCGCTGATACCACTTACTGTACTGATTTACTTTATCTTGCATATGATGTTTCCTTCATTGTTCCAAAGTCTTCCCACTGGAGAAATACAGCCTGTACGTCCGGATAACTAGCCTCAAGATCATTTTTAGTTGAGGTTTAACAGTTTAAATGGTCCTTCAAAGTACGTTTCAACTGAACTGAGAAGAATACCGCGGTCATCAAAAATACCAATCCGGATATTCTGCTTTGAAAGGGTGATGTTTTTTCTTGGAAAACGAATATTGATCGTCCCTTTTGTAATATCATCCTTATTGAGGATGATATTTTTGCTTCCGCTGGATGTTACTTCACCATAGGAAGGATCTAAAACTTTTAAGGTTATTTTTTTCGCATCGCTTTTATTAATGATGGTATAATGGTAAGAATTGATTATTTTATCATCTCTGAAAAAGAACGAGGTGCCGTCAGGCTTTACGAGCCTTGCTTCGACACTATTATCATTACTTACTATAAATAATAGTAGAAACTGGAGAGCAATGAGAAGAGTTACAGATGTTTTTTTTGTTTTGATGAACGGAATATGCTGTTGAGTTTCAATTTCTTTTTCTGATGAATATCGTATAAGACCTTTTGGTAAACCGGCTTTATCCATCACCTCATCACATGCATCTATACACGCTGTACAGTGTATACATTCAAGTTGTTGGCCATTTCGAATGTCGATTCCCATTGGGCAAACCGTAACACATTGTTTGCAATCGATACAATTTCCTTTTCCGGCAGCTTTGCGGTCTTCACTTTTATTCCACGGCGATCGGTTTTCTCCTATTTTATAGTCATAGAATACGTTCATCGTGTCACGGTTGATCACAATTCCCTGAAGAATTCCGTACGGACAGACTAAGGTACACACCTTTTCTCTTAAAAAAGAAAAAACATAATAAATAACTCCTGCTAACAGAAAAATTGTTGCAAAATATGTAGGGTGGTCAAATGGCGCGTCATTAATAATTGTAAAAACTTTTCTGAAATCTAAAAAATACAATGATGTAAAGATAGAAAGGGTAAGCGAAACCATAAAAAAAACCGTCCATTTCAGACCTTTTTTCGAAATTTTTTCTAAATCCCAATTTTGCTGATTGAGCTTAATTTGCTGTAACCTGTCTCCTTCGATACTATATTCAATTTTTCGAAATACATTCTCCATCATAATGGTCTGAGGACACATCCACCCACAAAAAACTCTACCAAATGCAATTGTGAAAATAATAATACTCATTAAAAAAATGATCGCAGCTAGAGTAAGAATAAAAAAATCCTGTGGATAAAAATGTTTCCCTGCGATAAATAATTGCCGATCTTCAACATCAAATAATAACACCGGATTTCCATTTATTGCTAAAAACGGAATAGCAAAAAATAAGATTAGAAAAAAATATGCGACGAGACTTCTGTATTTCGTAAAACTTCCTCTCGGTTTTCTGGGAAAAAGCCGATTTTGGCTGTTTGGTTTGCTGGTATTTTTCGCATCTTCCTCATTCACCTGTTGTTTGCAGATGTGTTTTATTCGTAATCTGTTATGATCTGACTTTGCATCTGGATTTTGCATACCGGTTATTTTTAGAATTAAAAATTTCTCTTTTAGAATGATTATATTACTCCTAATCATTTAAAATAATGATCTTCAATGTTTTTTTAAAGGAGACTACTAAGTTGGATATATGAGGTTCAGTCTTTATTCCAAAGCTAAAAAATTGGAACATCGGAGAAAATGACTATAGTCACAGCTGACAATTTTTTTTTATTTGAATTTTAATTGAAACTTAATCTCTAAGCATTTTCAAAGAGCTTAACGAATGGAAAATTGTTGCTTTTCAAAATCATTGGTTGACTTGAAATTTAAGTAGATTTTTTAAATGAGGATTTCTTAAAAATAATCAGATACATTTTAAAATTACTTATTCTTATGAAAATTTTGTTATGAATCTTATTGAAATTTTGATCATTATGCTCTAAGTCATATTGTACTTCAAGTGATAGCAATAACTTTGAAGATACCATAAACAATTATTTATATGAAACTTAATATCATAACTGTCATCGTACTTTTTTGTATTCTTTCAGGCTGTAAGAAAAATGGATCTGCTGATCAGTCAAATAACACAGATTCTGTAACTGTGAACGACAATCAAGATGTGCCTACCAGTAATTCTTCATCAATGTCAACAGACAGCATCCATACGGAATCACAGAATGCGGCCATACAGAAGGCACCAGCACAGCAATCGTCACAAAATAATCAGGGAGATTCTACGGCAACAGGTAAAATAGATCAGGATTAAACTGAATATTTTCTGTTCAGGATAAGCTGTACGGTCAACTCATCATTTTACTTCAACGACTAATTGTCATTAGATCAATTTCTTCTGACGCAAAATTCTTACGGCAATGATAACAACGGATCCTTTTTTTAATAAGAGGGAGCTTACATGTGTTCAAGCCATTGAAAATTTAATCTTATTTTAACAACCTTCATTGATATGATTACAAGTGAAATCAGAATCATGCGAGGGCCAAATATGTGGTCACGCAATCAACATCGTCTTATTGTCATTAAGTACGATTCTGCTGCAATATCAAAGATAGATTCTGAGAAGCAAAGGTTCATCAGCGATTATTTTTGGTCAGAGTATCAAATTACGTCTTTGTATAGTGATTTTTTATATTGTCTGGCAGATTATAGCTTAAAATTAGCCTCCATTTTACAGGGATCGTCTCTTGATTATCATATCATTTCGCCTGCGCCCGATATTTTATACGGAATCTTACATTATGAAACTGAAGAGGTCGCCTCAGAAGCAATTAAAATTGCTACAGAAATCATACAGTCACTCATTAATAATGAAAATCCGGTAAATTTTAGCGAAGCTCAGCAACTCGTAAAAATTGTTAGCCGTAAGTACAGTGAAGGTCCTACAACTGCAATGATTATTCAGGCAGCAAGAGATCGAAAAATCCCAATAAGTAAAGGACCTGCAGGATTTACTGTTTTAGGATACGGCAAAAAGCAGAAAAAAATAAGCGCAGCAATTACTCAACAGACATCTTGTATTGCGGTAGAAATTGCCTGTGATAAAGATGATACCAAAAAATTCTTGAAAAGCGCCAATCTGCCGATTGCAGATGGAAAATTAGCAAGCGATGAAAGTGAACTTTTAAATATTGCAGAACAGGTAGGATATCCTTTAGTTACAAAGCCTTACAACGGAAATCAGGGAAAAAGGGTGACTTGCGGTATAAAAAATATGGAAGACCTCATCTCGGGATTTCGGTATGCATCAGAAATTTCGAAGCCTGTCATTGTAGAGAAACAAATTATAGGATCAGATTATAGAATTCTTGTGGTTGGTCATCGATTTATTGCAGCTTCACTAAGACAGCCTGCTTCAGTTTTCGGTGATGGAATATCCACAATTTCTGAACTTGTAGAAACCGAAAATTTTAATCCTTTACGAGGTGAAGGTCACGAAAATGTCCTCACGAAAATTAGTCTTGATGCTTGCACGCAGGCCCATCTTGAAAAGCAGGGATTGCAATTGAATTCGGTTCCTGCAAAAGGACAGCAGATATTTT
It contains:
- the ccoG gene encoding cytochrome c oxidase accessory protein CcoG, coding for MQNPDAKSDHNRLRIKHICKQQVNEEDAKNTSKPNSQNRLFPRKPRGSFTKYRSLVAYFFLILFFAIPFLAINGNPVLLFDVEDRQLFIAGKHFYPQDFFILTLAAIIFLMSIIIFTIAFGRVFCGWMCPQTIMMENVFRKIEYSIEGDRLQQIKLNQQNWDLEKISKKGLKWTVFFMVSLTLSIFTSLYFLDFRKVFTIINDAPFDHPTYFATIFLLAGVIYYVFSFLREKVCTLVCPYGILQGIVINRDTMNVFYDYKIGENRSPWNKSEDRKAAGKGNCIDCKQCVTVCPMGIDIRNGQQLECIHCTACIDACDEVMDKAGLPKGLIRYSSEKEIETQQHIPFIKTKKTSVTLLIALQFLLLFIVSNDNSVEARLVKPDGTSFFFRDDKIINSYHYTIINKSDAKKITLKVLDPSYGEVTSSGSKNIILNKDDITKGTINIRFPRKNITLSKQNIRIGIFDDRGILLSSVETYFEGPFKLLNLN